Genomic window (Sphingobacteriales bacterium):
GATGACAATTTACTGGATTATGTCAAATCCAGGGTAAGAAACAGACAATTAATTATTTATAGCAACAGACAATTTCTTCCTTTTACAGAACTGAATATTGACATCAATTTTAAGATAATAAAAAGAATTCAGCTAAATGGTCAGGCATGGGTTTACAGTGACGACACCATTGGCGCGAATAAAATTGAACTAACTATTAATGATTTAGGAAAAACAGATTTAATGCTGAAGACAAAAGATCTGAAAGTGATTTTACGTGGCCGGTCTTTTTGTAAACTGGCCGGACAATCCGGTTTTACAAGCATAAAAGCTTCAGGAATTTGTAAAACAGATGCTTTTGCCTTAACTTCAGATAGTCTTGATTTATTGCTGCGACAGGAATCGGAAGCAAGGGTTTCTGTAAAAAAACAAATAACAGGCAAAATAAAAAACAATGCAAGGTTGTTAATTAAGGGAAATCCCGTGTTGGAGGTTGAAAAACTGCATGGGGCATTTATTGTTTATGAAAATTAAATTATGGATACTGTTTTAATAGTTTTAGGTGCCATTGTGCTGGCAGTGGGAATAGCAGGCTGTATTTTACCTGTTTTGCCCGGCCCCTGGTTGAGTTATATTTCACTGATTTTGTTGCAATTTACTTCATCTCACCCTTATTCTGTCAGGTTTCTGATTATTGCAGGGGTGATGGTGGCTATTGTTACTGTTTTG
Coding sequences:
- a CDS encoding DUF2807 domain-containing protein — translated: MQKRPCAEFNSIIINLPANVRLIPSENHEIHVETDDNLLDYVKSRVRNRQLIIYSNRQFLPFTELNIDINFKIIKRIQLNGQAWVYSDDTIGANKIELTINDLGKTDLMLKTKDLKVILRGRSFCKLAGQSGFTSIKASGICKTDAFALTSDSLDLLLRQESEARVSVKKQITGKIKNNARLLIKGNPVLEVEKLHGAFIVYEN